Proteins found in one Zonotrichia leucophrys gambelii isolate GWCS_2022_RI chromosome 28, RI_Zleu_2.0, whole genome shotgun sequence genomic segment:
- the USHBP1 gene encoding harmonin-binding protein USHBP1 isoform X10 — MEEVRGTVRAGHSMGLTPNGADPTRSLCRAPRWNSRSGHRDGAGGPAGRAGGHSSSLCQESPVGATRPAPGAERGTGTPMGTPARPSRQEEEEEAEEKDEEDEEDVAGDTEDIPLLAGAAPRQQRRQQRPARYRHLESHQRGHQERGDTRTEETLRLRGHRERGDTGTSPCPSSPRREDEDVGEAAATVPTVAAASPDARSPDLFERLQHAVSSLERAAFCRRRQPPAWPPPAPAWHRALQSLQELSRTPGWARRCWPGAAAGPGLPAEVAVAAERNASLRAALGQRDEELGQATAALRALRGERERLQGKVRDLREALARLEEPGGSGSDTPGFGDTPGTGDASETGDTPRVGDTPGADDTPGPSSLPGHRPRAPLSPQPSAGPGREQEERLQQLQGMLARLQEANRELLAALGECKGEAERLSMELGRREARCSGLRLALSCSERCGGAYVALLDLLRAKVAPEGGTRGGTAAEPSPGHEPGPGQSLDCAPGPGLATPEPSGPAEPDSREDPADSPGAHSPREMEEGALRELIRRLRAEQAAVERSLLDAAKPSELPRERDPRGRAEQALREARALLPGWRRPEKEELLQELAVLKEALAELRTRLQLAQKEKRALELLLAAHGPREAALRLLLRERERERHREWDQERDGRDGASGSSSGSSSGSSSDEDGAAAWPCPGAGAGPGAGQRCQPCPAGAQCHRHPGAPPGPQVGTGRGPLGVPGSSGCPGSPRFPQSP; from the exons ATGGAGGAGGTGAGGGGCACCGTCCGTGCTGGGCACAGCATGGGGCTGACCCCAAACGGGGCTGACCCCACCCGCTCCCTGTGCCGCGCTCCGCGGTGGAATTCCCGTTCCGGGCACCGGGACGGGGCCGGTGGCCCAGCGGGCCGGGCTGGTGGCCACAgctcatccctgtgccaggagagccCGGTAGGTGCCACCCGCCCTGCCCCCGGGGCTGAACGAGGCACGGGCACCCCCATGGGCACCCCAGCCCGGCCCTCGcgccaggaggaggaggaggaagcggaggaaaaggatgaggaggatgaggaggacgTGGCCGGTGACACCGAGGACATCCCGCTGCTGGCAGGGGCGGCCCCGCGACAGCAGCGGCGACAGCAGCGCCCCGCCAGGTACCGGCACCTGGAGAGCCACCAGCGGGGACACCAGGAGCGCGGGGACACCAGGACTGAGGAGACATTGAGACTAAGGGGACACCGGGAgcgaggggacaccgggacatcACCGTGCCCTTCCTCGCCCCGCAGGGAGGATGAGGACGTCGGGGAGGCCGCcgccactgtccccactgtcgCCGCTGCCAGCCCGGACG CGCGCAGCCCGGATCTCTTCGAGCGCCTGCAGCACGCCGTGAGCTCCCTGGAGCGCGCCGCCTTCTGCCGCCGCCGGCAGCCCCCGGCGtggccgccgcccgccccggcctGGCACCGGGCGCTCCAG agcctgcaggagctgagccgGACACCGGGCTGGGCGCGCCGCTGCTggccgggggcagcggcgggACCGGGGCTGCCGGCGGAGGTAGCGGTGGCAGCGGAGAGGAACGCGAGCCTGCgggcagccctgggccagcGGGACGAGGAGCTGGGCCAGGCCACGGCCGCGCTGCGGGCGCTGCGGGGTGAGCGGGAGCGCCTGCAGGGCAAG GTGCGAGACCTGCGGGAggctctggccaggctggaggagccgGGAGGGTCTGGCAGTGACACCCCCGGCTTCGGTGACACCCCCGGGACAGGCGACGCCTCTGAGACTGGCGACACCCCCAGAGTCGGTGACACTCCCGGGGCCGATGACACCCCCGGGCCCAGCAGCCTCCCGGGGCACCGG ccccgtgccccgctgtccccccagccctcggcggggcccggccgggagcaggaggagcggctgcagcagctgcaggg GATGCTGGCGCGGCTACAGGAGGCGAACCGGGAGCTGCTGGCGGCGCTGGGCGAGTGCAAGGGCGAGGCGGAGAGGCTGAGCATGGAGCTGGGGCGGCGGGAGGCGCGCTGCAGCGGGCTGcggctggcactgagctgcag CGAGCGCTGCGGAGGCGCCTACGTCGCCCTCCTGGACCTGTTGCGGGCAAAGGTGGCACCGGAGGGTGGCACCCGTGGGG GAACCGCGGCGGAACCGAGCCCGGGCCACGAACCGGGACCTGGCCAGAGCCTGGACTGCGCACCCGGACCTGGCCTCGCCACACCGGAGCCCTCGGGGCCAGCGGAGCCGGACAGCCGTGAGGACCCCGCGGACAGCCCCGGGGCTCACAG cccccgggaGATGGAGGAGGGAGCGCTGCGGGAGCTCATCCGGCGGCTCCGCGCCGAGCAGGCGGCGGTGGAGAGGTCCCTGCTGGACGCCGCCAAGCCCTCGGAGCTCCCCCGGGAGCGCGacccccggggccgggcggagCAGGCGCTGCGGGAAGCGCGAGCGCTGCTGCCCGGCTGGAGGCGGCCGGagaaggaggagctgctgcaggagctggctgtgctcaaG GAGGCGCTGGCGGAGCTGCGGACGCGGCTGCAGCTGGCTCAGAAGGAGAAGcgagccctggagctgctgctggccgcGCACGGGCCCCGCGAGGCCGCGCTGCGCCTCCTGCTGCGGGAACGGGAGCGGGAGAGGCACCGGGAATGGGACCAGGAGCGGGACGGACGAGACGGAGCCTCCGGCAGCAGCTCCGGCAGCAGCTCCGGCAGCAGCTCCGATGAG gacGGAGCAGCTGCGTGGCCGTGCCCGGGAGCTGGCGCTGGCCCTGGAgcggggcagcgctgccagccGTGCCCAGCAGGGGCACAGTGCCACCGTCACCCTGGAGCTCCTCCAGGCCCACAGGTCGGCACGGGCCGGGGTCCCTTGGGTGTCCCTGGGTCCTCCGGGTGTCCTGGGTCCCCTCGGTTCCCTCAGTCTCCCTGA
- the USHBP1 gene encoding harmonin-binding protein USHBP1 isoform X5, whose amino-acid sequence MEEVRGTVRAGHSMGLTPNGADPTRSLCRAPRWNSRSGHRDGAGGPAGRAGGHSSSLCQESPVGATRPAPGAERGTGTPMGTPARPSRQEEEEEAEEKDEEDEEDVAGDTEDIPLLAGAAPRQQRRQQRPARYRHLESHQRGHQERGDTRTEETLRLRGHRERGDTGTSPCPSSPRREDEDVGEAAATVPTVAAASPDARSPDLFERLQHAVSSLERAAFCRRRQPPAWPPPAPAWHRALQSLQELSRTPGWARRCWPGAAAGPGLPAEVAVAAERNASLRAALGQRDEELGQATAALRALRGERERLQGKVRDLREALARLEEPGGSGSDTPGFGDTPGTGDASETGDTPRVGDTPGADDTPGPSSLPGHRPRAPLSPQPSAGPGREQEERLQQLQGMLARLQEANRELLAALGECKGEAERLSMELGRREARCSGLRLALSCSERCGGAYVALLDLLRAKVAPEGGTRGGTAAEPSPGHEPGPGQSLDCAPGPGLATPEPSGPAEPDSREDPADSPGAHSPREMEEGALRELIRRLRAEQAAVERSLLDAAKPSELPRERDPRGRAEQALREARALLPGWRRPEKEELLQELAVLKEALAELRTRLQLAQKEKRALELLLAAHGPREAALRLLLRERERERHREWDQERDGRDGASGSSSGSSSGSSSDEEARMGRGAEMAPRNPPDPERTREELLRIRARTEQLRGRARELALALERGSAASRAQQGHSATVTLELLQAHRSARAGVPWVSLGPPGVLGPLGSLSLPDSLEALTALIPLAPPIHQIPKSQNSRLPLMLPGLPTP is encoded by the exons ATGGAGGAGGTGAGGGGCACCGTCCGTGCTGGGCACAGCATGGGGCTGACCCCAAACGGGGCTGACCCCACCCGCTCCCTGTGCCGCGCTCCGCGGTGGAATTCCCGTTCCGGGCACCGGGACGGGGCCGGTGGCCCAGCGGGCCGGGCTGGTGGCCACAgctcatccctgtgccaggagagccCGGTAGGTGCCACCCGCCCTGCCCCCGGGGCTGAACGAGGCACGGGCACCCCCATGGGCACCCCAGCCCGGCCCTCGcgccaggaggaggaggaggaagcggaggaaaaggatgaggaggatgaggaggacgTGGCCGGTGACACCGAGGACATCCCGCTGCTGGCAGGGGCGGCCCCGCGACAGCAGCGGCGACAGCAGCGCCCCGCCAGGTACCGGCACCTGGAGAGCCACCAGCGGGGACACCAGGAGCGCGGGGACACCAGGACTGAGGAGACATTGAGACTAAGGGGACACCGGGAgcgaggggacaccgggacatcACCGTGCCCTTCCTCGCCCCGCAGGGAGGATGAGGACGTCGGGGAGGCCGCcgccactgtccccactgtcgCCGCTGCCAGCCCGGACG CGCGCAGCCCGGATCTCTTCGAGCGCCTGCAGCACGCCGTGAGCTCCCTGGAGCGCGCCGCCTTCTGCCGCCGCCGGCAGCCCCCGGCGtggccgccgcccgccccggcctGGCACCGGGCGCTCCAG agcctgcaggagctgagccgGACACCGGGCTGGGCGCGCCGCTGCTggccgggggcagcggcgggACCGGGGCTGCCGGCGGAGGTAGCGGTGGCAGCGGAGAGGAACGCGAGCCTGCgggcagccctgggccagcGGGACGAGGAGCTGGGCCAGGCCACGGCCGCGCTGCGGGCGCTGCGGGGTGAGCGGGAGCGCCTGCAGGGCAAG GTGCGAGACCTGCGGGAggctctggccaggctggaggagccgGGAGGGTCTGGCAGTGACACCCCCGGCTTCGGTGACACCCCCGGGACAGGCGACGCCTCTGAGACTGGCGACACCCCCAGAGTCGGTGACACTCCCGGGGCCGATGACACCCCCGGGCCCAGCAGCCTCCCGGGGCACCGG ccccgtgccccgctgtccccccagccctcggcggggcccggccgggagcaggaggagcggctgcagcagctgcaggg GATGCTGGCGCGGCTACAGGAGGCGAACCGGGAGCTGCTGGCGGCGCTGGGCGAGTGCAAGGGCGAGGCGGAGAGGCTGAGCATGGAGCTGGGGCGGCGGGAGGCGCGCTGCAGCGGGCTGcggctggcactgagctgcag CGAGCGCTGCGGAGGCGCCTACGTCGCCCTCCTGGACCTGTTGCGGGCAAAGGTGGCACCGGAGGGTGGCACCCGTGGGG GAACCGCGGCGGAACCGAGCCCGGGCCACGAACCGGGACCTGGCCAGAGCCTGGACTGCGCACCCGGACCTGGCCTCGCCACACCGGAGCCCTCGGGGCCAGCGGAGCCGGACAGCCGTGAGGACCCCGCGGACAGCCCCGGGGCTCACAG cccccgggaGATGGAGGAGGGAGCGCTGCGGGAGCTCATCCGGCGGCTCCGCGCCGAGCAGGCGGCGGTGGAGAGGTCCCTGCTGGACGCCGCCAAGCCCTCGGAGCTCCCCCGGGAGCGCGacccccggggccgggcggagCAGGCGCTGCGGGAAGCGCGAGCGCTGCTGCCCGGCTGGAGGCGGCCGGagaaggaggagctgctgcaggagctggctgtgctcaaG GAGGCGCTGGCGGAGCTGCGGACGCGGCTGCAGCTGGCTCAGAAGGAGAAGcgagccctggagctgctgctggccgcGCACGGGCCCCGCGAGGCCGCGCTGCGCCTCCTGCTGCGGGAACGGGAGCGGGAGAGGCACCGGGAATGGGACCAGGAGCGGGACGGACGAGACGGAGCCTCCGGCAGCAGCTCCGGCAGCAGCTCCGGCAGCAGCTCCGATGAG GAGGCGCGGATGGGGCGGGGGGCAGAGATGGCCCCGCGAAACCCCCCGGACCCCGAGAGAACGAGGGAGGAACTGCTCCGGATCCGGGCCAG gacGGAGCAGCTGCGTGGCCGTGCCCGGGAGCTGGCGCTGGCCCTGGAgcggggcagcgctgccagccGTGCCCAGCAGGGGCACAGTGCCACCGTCACCCTGGAGCTCCTCCAGGCCCACAGGTCGGCACGGGCCGGGGTCCCTTGGGTGTCCCTGGGTCCTCCGGGTGTCCTGGGTCCCCTCGGTTCCCTCAGTCTCCCTGACTCCCTGGAAGCCCTGACTGCCCTCATCCCCCTGGCTCCCCCGATTCACCAAATccctaaatcccaaaattcacgGCTCCCCCTCATGCTCCCAGGTCTTCCAACTCCCTGA
- the USHBP1 gene encoding harmonin-binding protein USHBP1 isoform X9: MEEVRGTVRAGHSMGLTPNGADPTRSLCRAPRWNSRSGHRDGAGGPAGRAGGHSSSLCQESPVGATRPAPGAERGTGTPMGTPARPSRQEEEEEAEEKDEEDEEDVAGDTEDIPLLAGAAPRQQRRQQRPARYRHLESHQRGHQERGDTRTEETLRLRGHRERGDTGTSPCPSSPRREDEDVGEAAATVPTVAAASPDARSPDLFERLQHAVSSLERAAFCRRRQPPAWPPPAPAWHRALQSLQELSRTPGWARRCWPGAAAGPGLPAEVAVAAERNASLRAALGQRDEELGQATAALRALRGERERLQGKVRDLREALARLEEPGGSGSDTPGFGDTPGTGDASETGDTPRVGDTPGADDTPGPSSLPGHRPRAPLSPQPSAGPGREQEERLQQLQGMLARLQEANRELLAALGECKGEAERLSMELGRREARCSGLRLALSCSERCGGAYVALLDLLRAKVAPEGGTRGGTAAEPSPGHEPGPGQSLDCAPGPGLATPEPSGPAEPDSREDPADSPGAHSPREMEEGALRELIRRLRAEQAAVERSLLDAAKPSELPRERDPRGRAEQALREARALLPGWRRPEKEELLQELAVLKFPRGARRRWRSCGRGCSWLRRRSEPWSCCWPRTGPARPRCASCCGNGSGRGTGNGTRSGTDETEPPAAAPAAAPAAAPMRTEQLRGRARELALALERGSAASRAQQGHSATVTLELLQAHRSARAGVPWVSLGPPGVLGPLGSLSLPDSLEALTALIPLAPPIHQIPKSQNSRLPLMLPGLPTP, from the exons ATGGAGGAGGTGAGGGGCACCGTCCGTGCTGGGCACAGCATGGGGCTGACCCCAAACGGGGCTGACCCCACCCGCTCCCTGTGCCGCGCTCCGCGGTGGAATTCCCGTTCCGGGCACCGGGACGGGGCCGGTGGCCCAGCGGGCCGGGCTGGTGGCCACAgctcatccctgtgccaggagagccCGGTAGGTGCCACCCGCCCTGCCCCCGGGGCTGAACGAGGCACGGGCACCCCCATGGGCACCCCAGCCCGGCCCTCGcgccaggaggaggaggaggaagcggaggaaaaggatgaggaggatgaggaggacgTGGCCGGTGACACCGAGGACATCCCGCTGCTGGCAGGGGCGGCCCCGCGACAGCAGCGGCGACAGCAGCGCCCCGCCAGGTACCGGCACCTGGAGAGCCACCAGCGGGGACACCAGGAGCGCGGGGACACCAGGACTGAGGAGACATTGAGACTAAGGGGACACCGGGAgcgaggggacaccgggacatcACCGTGCCCTTCCTCGCCCCGCAGGGAGGATGAGGACGTCGGGGAGGCCGCcgccactgtccccactgtcgCCGCTGCCAGCCCGGACG CGCGCAGCCCGGATCTCTTCGAGCGCCTGCAGCACGCCGTGAGCTCCCTGGAGCGCGCCGCCTTCTGCCGCCGCCGGCAGCCCCCGGCGtggccgccgcccgccccggcctGGCACCGGGCGCTCCAG agcctgcaggagctgagccgGACACCGGGCTGGGCGCGCCGCTGCTggccgggggcagcggcgggACCGGGGCTGCCGGCGGAGGTAGCGGTGGCAGCGGAGAGGAACGCGAGCCTGCgggcagccctgggccagcGGGACGAGGAGCTGGGCCAGGCCACGGCCGCGCTGCGGGCGCTGCGGGGTGAGCGGGAGCGCCTGCAGGGCAAG GTGCGAGACCTGCGGGAggctctggccaggctggaggagccgGGAGGGTCTGGCAGTGACACCCCCGGCTTCGGTGACACCCCCGGGACAGGCGACGCCTCTGAGACTGGCGACACCCCCAGAGTCGGTGACACTCCCGGGGCCGATGACACCCCCGGGCCCAGCAGCCTCCCGGGGCACCGG ccccgtgccccgctgtccccccagccctcggcggggcccggccgggagcaggaggagcggctgcagcagctgcaggg GATGCTGGCGCGGCTACAGGAGGCGAACCGGGAGCTGCTGGCGGCGCTGGGCGAGTGCAAGGGCGAGGCGGAGAGGCTGAGCATGGAGCTGGGGCGGCGGGAGGCGCGCTGCAGCGGGCTGcggctggcactgagctgcag CGAGCGCTGCGGAGGCGCCTACGTCGCCCTCCTGGACCTGTTGCGGGCAAAGGTGGCACCGGAGGGTGGCACCCGTGGGG GAACCGCGGCGGAACCGAGCCCGGGCCACGAACCGGGACCTGGCCAGAGCCTGGACTGCGCACCCGGACCTGGCCTCGCCACACCGGAGCCCTCGGGGCCAGCGGAGCCGGACAGCCGTGAGGACCCCGCGGACAGCCCCGGGGCTCACAG cccccgggaGATGGAGGAGGGAGCGCTGCGGGAGCTCATCCGGCGGCTCCGCGCCGAGCAGGCGGCGGTGGAGAGGTCCCTGCTGGACGCCGCCAAGCCCTCGGAGCTCCCCCGGGAGCGCGacccccggggccgggcggagCAGGCGCTGCGGGAAGCGCGAGCGCTGCTGCCCGGCTGGAGGCGGCCGGagaaggaggagctgctgcaggagctggctgtgctcaaG tttccccgcgGTGCCAGGAGGCGCTGGCGGAGCTGCGGACGCGGCTGCAGCTGGCTCAGAAGGAGAAGcgagccctggagctgctgctggccgcGCACGGGCCCCGCGAGGCCGCGCTGCGCCTCCTGCTGCGGGAACGGGAGCGGGAGAGGCACCGGGAATGGGACCAGGAGCGGGACGGACGAGACGGAGCCTCCGGCAGCAGCTCCGGCAGCAGCTCCGGCAGCAGCTCCGATGAG gacGGAGCAGCTGCGTGGCCGTGCCCGGGAGCTGGCGCTGGCCCTGGAgcggggcagcgctgccagccGTGCCCAGCAGGGGCACAGTGCCACCGTCACCCTGGAGCTCCTCCAGGCCCACAGGTCGGCACGGGCCGGGGTCCCTTGGGTGTCCCTGGGTCCTCCGGGTGTCCTGGGTCCCCTCGGTTCCCTCAGTCTCCCTGACTCCCTGGAAGCCCTGACTGCCCTCATCCCCCTGGCTCCCCCGATTCACCAAATccctaaatcccaaaattcacgGCTCCCCCTCATGCTCCCAGGTCTTCCAACTCCCTGA
- the USHBP1 gene encoding harmonin-binding protein USHBP1 isoform X4 — MEEVRGTVRAGHSMGLTPNGADPTRSLCRAPRWNSRSGHRDGAGGPAGRAGGHSSSLCQESPVGATRPAPGAERGTGTPMGTPARPSRQEEEEEAEEKDEEDEEDVAGDTEDIPLLAGAAPRQQRRQQRPARYRHLESHQRGHQERGDTRTEETLRLRGHRERGDTGTSPCPSSPRREDEDVGEAAATVPTVAAASPDARSPDLFERLQHAVSSLERAAFCRRRQPPAWPPPAPAWHRALQSLQELSRTPGWARRCWPGAAAGPGLPAEVAVAAERNASLRAALGQRDEELGQATAALRALRGERERLQGKVRDLREALARLEEPGGSGSDTPGFGDTPGTGDASETGDTPRVGDTPGADDTPGPSSLPGHRPRAPLSPQPSAGPGREQEERLQQLQGMLARLQEANRELLAALGECKGEAERLSMELGRREARCSGLRLALSCSERCGGAYVALLDLLRAKVAPEGGTRGGTAAEPSPGHEPGPGQSLDCAPGPGLATPEPSGPAEPDSREDPADSPGAHSPREMEEGALRELIRRLRAEQAAVERSLLDAAKPSELPRERDPRGRAEQALREARALLPGWRRPEKEELLQELAVLKEALAELRTRLQLAQKEKRALELLLAAHGPREAALRLLLRERERERHREWDQERDGRDGASGSSSGSSSGSSSDEVGMDPVGPFPGFGGCRGMGGSRKSLQEARMGRGAEMAPRNPPDPERTREELLRIRARTEQLRGRARELALALERGSAASRAQQGHSATVTLELLQAHSSLALAYRGARRKQAEQLRRLQARAAALRGQHGRRERALARTLRELQRGGETCI; from the exons ATGGAGGAGGTGAGGGGCACCGTCCGTGCTGGGCACAGCATGGGGCTGACCCCAAACGGGGCTGACCCCACCCGCTCCCTGTGCCGCGCTCCGCGGTGGAATTCCCGTTCCGGGCACCGGGACGGGGCCGGTGGCCCAGCGGGCCGGGCTGGTGGCCACAgctcatccctgtgccaggagagccCGGTAGGTGCCACCCGCCCTGCCCCCGGGGCTGAACGAGGCACGGGCACCCCCATGGGCACCCCAGCCCGGCCCTCGcgccaggaggaggaggaggaagcggaggaaaaggatgaggaggatgaggaggacgTGGCCGGTGACACCGAGGACATCCCGCTGCTGGCAGGGGCGGCCCCGCGACAGCAGCGGCGACAGCAGCGCCCCGCCAGGTACCGGCACCTGGAGAGCCACCAGCGGGGACACCAGGAGCGCGGGGACACCAGGACTGAGGAGACATTGAGACTAAGGGGACACCGGGAgcgaggggacaccgggacatcACCGTGCCCTTCCTCGCCCCGCAGGGAGGATGAGGACGTCGGGGAGGCCGCcgccactgtccccactgtcgCCGCTGCCAGCCCGGACG CGCGCAGCCCGGATCTCTTCGAGCGCCTGCAGCACGCCGTGAGCTCCCTGGAGCGCGCCGCCTTCTGCCGCCGCCGGCAGCCCCCGGCGtggccgccgcccgccccggcctGGCACCGGGCGCTCCAG agcctgcaggagctgagccgGACACCGGGCTGGGCGCGCCGCTGCTggccgggggcagcggcgggACCGGGGCTGCCGGCGGAGGTAGCGGTGGCAGCGGAGAGGAACGCGAGCCTGCgggcagccctgggccagcGGGACGAGGAGCTGGGCCAGGCCACGGCCGCGCTGCGGGCGCTGCGGGGTGAGCGGGAGCGCCTGCAGGGCAAG GTGCGAGACCTGCGGGAggctctggccaggctggaggagccgGGAGGGTCTGGCAGTGACACCCCCGGCTTCGGTGACACCCCCGGGACAGGCGACGCCTCTGAGACTGGCGACACCCCCAGAGTCGGTGACACTCCCGGGGCCGATGACACCCCCGGGCCCAGCAGCCTCCCGGGGCACCGG ccccgtgccccgctgtccccccagccctcggcggggcccggccgggagcaggaggagcggctgcagcagctgcaggg GATGCTGGCGCGGCTACAGGAGGCGAACCGGGAGCTGCTGGCGGCGCTGGGCGAGTGCAAGGGCGAGGCGGAGAGGCTGAGCATGGAGCTGGGGCGGCGGGAGGCGCGCTGCAGCGGGCTGcggctggcactgagctgcag CGAGCGCTGCGGAGGCGCCTACGTCGCCCTCCTGGACCTGTTGCGGGCAAAGGTGGCACCGGAGGGTGGCACCCGTGGGG GAACCGCGGCGGAACCGAGCCCGGGCCACGAACCGGGACCTGGCCAGAGCCTGGACTGCGCACCCGGACCTGGCCTCGCCACACCGGAGCCCTCGGGGCCAGCGGAGCCGGACAGCCGTGAGGACCCCGCGGACAGCCCCGGGGCTCACAG cccccgggaGATGGAGGAGGGAGCGCTGCGGGAGCTCATCCGGCGGCTCCGCGCCGAGCAGGCGGCGGTGGAGAGGTCCCTGCTGGACGCCGCCAAGCCCTCGGAGCTCCCCCGGGAGCGCGacccccggggccgggcggagCAGGCGCTGCGGGAAGCGCGAGCGCTGCTGCCCGGCTGGAGGCGGCCGGagaaggaggagctgctgcaggagctggctgtgctcaaG GAGGCGCTGGCGGAGCTGCGGACGCGGCTGCAGCTGGCTCAGAAGGAGAAGcgagccctggagctgctgctggccgcGCACGGGCCCCGCGAGGCCGCGCTGCGCCTCCTGCTGCGGGAACGGGAGCGGGAGAGGCACCGGGAATGGGACCAGGAGCGGGACGGACGAGACGGAGCCTCCGGCAGCAGCTCCGGCAGCAGCTCCGGCAGCAGCTCCGATGAGGTAGGGATGGATCCCGTGGGGCCGTtcccgggatttgggggatgCCGAGGGATGGGAGGCAGTCGGAAATCTCTGCAGGAGGCGCGGATGGGGCGGGGGGCAGAGATGGCCCCGCGAAACCCCCCGGACCCCGAGAGAACGAGGGAGGAACTGCTCCGGATCCGGGCCAG gacGGAGCAGCTGCGTGGCCGTGCCCGGGAGCTGGCGCTGGCCCTGGAgcggggcagcgctgccagccGTGCCCAGCAGGGGCACAGTGCCACCGTCACCCTGGAGCTCCTCCAGGCCCACAG CTCGCTGGCCCTGGCGTACCGCGGGGCGCGGCGCAAGCAGGCGGAGCAGCTGCGGCGGCTGcaggcgcgggcggcggcgctgcggggCCAGCACGGCCGCAGGGAGCGAGCCCTGGCCCGGACACTGCGGGAGCTGCAGCGAGGAGGCGAGACCTGCATCTAG